A window of the Mucilaginibacter sp. cycad4 genome harbors these coding sequences:
- a CDS encoding M1 family metallopeptidase gives MKFYKAALLLVLGFYAGEVNAQNADQAAPKYDQHKVFNPIFYPERGAEFRSASGAPGPKYWQNRADYKLDVTLDTAKHRIEGSTLITYTNNSPDALGFLWLQVDQNIYKDDSRAEATSNVSGGRFANKSYTKGAEIKSVYIINKGKTLKADYLITDTRMQIKLKDSLRAAGNKLQIKIEYGFDVPEYGTDRMGRQHTKNGWIYEIAQWYPRMEVYDDVTGWNTIPYLGASEFYLEYGNFDYTITAPASLIVAGSGELLNPAEVLSPTSINRLAEARKSDKTVTIKDSTDILLNNDYPKKPTLTWHFMCKNARDVAWAASKAFIWDAARINLPSGKKALAQSVYPVEAKGNNAYGRSTEYVKAAIELYSDKWFEYTYPVATNVAGIVGGMEYPGIVFCGSNNQNGGLWEVTNHEFGHNWFPMIVGSNERKYAWMDEGFNTFLNNVDTKVFNKGEYYEKPDQQKSAGFLFSPGAEAIMNVPDVIQEDFLAVAAYEKPALGLTILREQILGEERFDYAFKTYIKRWAFKHPTPWDFFHTMDNAAGEDLSWFWNEWFFTTWKVDQGIKDISYPDNDAAKGAMITIVNLEEMALPVTISIKEENGKTGTVKLPAEIWQRGDTWTFPYKSTSKIAYATIDPDHTLPDINPENNSYSGLPIPQGTTAGTVIKAYLDAIGGADKLKNVHDLQTSAVGNVQGAEVQLVTRYKMPDKYFQEAIVPSYNNLVVSHVTLNGDSIKARQVNRDVQLDDAGKKMIKLKSRPFPELDYERINQNMTLQPILRVVNGELAYGVDVNIGTDVHVHNYYSQKTGLKLKQTIEGANDLSVEFGNYEGINGGIKIPFSIKTILVGQPIEFKVKETSVNSNPSNEAFK, from the coding sequence ATGAAATTCTACAAAGCCGCGTTGTTATTGGTTTTAGGCTTTTATGCCGGTGAAGTAAATGCCCAAAATGCAGATCAGGCAGCGCCTAAGTATGATCAGCATAAAGTATTTAACCCCATATTTTACCCTGAAAGGGGAGCTGAGTTCAGATCGGCCAGCGGTGCTCCTGGCCCGAAATACTGGCAAAACCGGGCCGATTATAAACTTGATGTAACGCTTGATACCGCTAAACACCGGATAGAAGGCAGTACTTTAATTACTTATACCAATAACAGCCCGGATGCACTTGGCTTTTTATGGCTCCAGGTAGATCAGAATATTTACAAGGATGACTCACGTGCCGAAGCCACGAGCAATGTTTCGGGAGGCAGGTTCGCAAATAAATCATATACAAAGGGTGCCGAAATAAAATCGGTTTATATCATCAACAAAGGCAAAACGCTGAAAGCTGATTACCTGATCACCGATACCCGCATGCAGATCAAGCTGAAAGATTCGTTACGTGCAGCCGGAAACAAATTGCAGATCAAGATTGAATATGGTTTTGATGTTCCTGAATATGGTACCGACCGGATGGGCCGGCAGCACACTAAAAATGGCTGGATCTATGAAATTGCCCAGTGGTACCCGCGCATGGAAGTTTATGATGACGTAACCGGATGGAACACCATACCTTATCTTGGCGCAAGCGAATTTTACCTGGAGTATGGTAATTTTGATTATACCATTACCGCACCTGCAAGCCTGATCGTAGCAGGATCGGGTGAGCTGCTTAACCCCGCCGAAGTATTATCACCCACCTCGATAAACCGTTTGGCCGAAGCGCGTAAAAGCGATAAAACAGTTACCATTAAAGATTCGACCGATATTTTACTCAATAATGATTACCCGAAAAAGCCAACGCTTACCTGGCATTTCATGTGTAAAAATGCGCGTGATGTGGCCTGGGCAGCTTCAAAAGCATTTATCTGGGATGCGGCGCGGATCAATTTGCCAAGCGGTAAAAAAGCGCTTGCGCAATCTGTTTACCCGGTGGAAGCTAAAGGGAATAACGCTTATGGCCGCTCAACCGAATATGTTAAAGCCGCCATTGAATTATATAGCGATAAATGGTTTGAATATACCTATCCTGTTGCTACCAACGTGGCTGGTATAGTAGGCGGGATGGAATATCCCGGTATAGTATTTTGTGGTTCAAATAATCAAAACGGAGGTTTATGGGAAGTTACCAATCATGAGTTTGGCCATAACTGGTTCCCGATGATAGTTGGCTCAAATGAGCGTAAATACGCCTGGATGGACGAGGGTTTTAATACCTTTTTAAATAATGTTGATACCAAGGTATTTAACAAAGGCGAATACTACGAAAAGCCCGATCAGCAAAAAAGCGCCGGCTTTTTATTCAGCCCCGGTGCCGAGGCCATTATGAATGTACCTGATGTAATACAGGAAGATTTTTTAGCAGTTGCCGCTTATGAAAAACCAGCGTTAGGTTTAACTATCTTACGCGAACAGATTTTAGGTGAGGAACGTTTTGATTATGCATTTAAAACCTACATCAAACGCTGGGCTTTTAAACACCCAACTCCATGGGATTTTTTCCATACGATGGATAATGCAGCAGGTGAGGACCTGAGCTGGTTTTGGAACGAATGGTTTTTCACCACATGGAAAGTTGACCAGGGTATAAAGGATATTTCATATCCTGATAATGATGCCGCAAAGGGCGCCATGATCACCATTGTGAACCTGGAAGAAATGGCATTGCCTGTTACTATATCTATTAAAGAAGAGAACGGAAAAACCGGCACTGTAAAACTCCCGGCTGAGATCTGGCAGCGCGGCGATACCTGGACATTCCCATACAAATCAACCTCAAAAATTGCTTATGCCACTATCGATCCTGACCATACCCTGCCCGATATTAACCCCGAAAACAACTCATACAGCGGGTTGCCAATTCCACAGGGCACAACTGCAGGTACCGTTATCAAAGCGTATTTGGATGCCATTGGCGGTGCCGATAAGCTAAAGAACGTTCACGACCTGCAAACATCGGCAGTTGGTAATGTACAAGGTGCTGAAGTTCAACTGGTGACCCGGTACAAAATGCCTGATAAGTATTTCCAGGAAGCAATAGTACCTTCATATAATAACCTGGTTGTATCCCACGTAACGCTTAATGGCGACAGCATAAAAGCCAGGCAGGTTAACAGGGATGTGCAGCTTGATGATGCAGGTAAAAAAATGATCAAACTTAAAAGCCGTCCGTTCCCTGAACTTGATTACGAACGCATAAACCAAAATATGACCTTACAGCCCATATTGCGTGTTGTAAACGGTGAGCTCGCTTACGGGGTCGATGTCAATATAGGTACCGATGTTCATGTCCATAATTATTACAGCCAAAAAACGGGGTTAAAGCTTAAGCAAACTATTGAAGGTGCAAATGACCTGTCGGTTGAATTTGGCAACTATGAGGGTATAAACGGGGGGATTAAAATTCCATTCTCCATAAAAACAATCCTGGTTGGACAACCAATTGAGTTTAAGGTTAAGGAAACATCAGTCAATTCCAATCCTTCGAACGAGGCTTTTAAATAG
- a CDS encoding 1-deoxy-D-xylulose-5-phosphate reductoisomerase: protein MKNIAILGSTGSIGTQTLDVIRWNSNLFRAFLLTAHTNAELLISQAIEFVPEYVIICDQSKYQEVKKALAHLPIQVLAGHQAIIDTVTHPEIAVVLTAMVGFAGLEPTIAAIKAGKDIALANKETLVVAGDIVTALAKQHEVKILPVDSEHSAIFQCLVGEDNNPIEKLIITASGGPFRGRSLDFLANVTREDALKHPNWVMGAKITIDSASLMNKGLEVIEAKWLFDVDAGQIDVVVHPQSIIHSLVQFRDGSIKAQLGLPDMKLPIQYALTYPERVQTDFKRFSFTDYANLTFEKPDLETFRNLSLAYTALRQGGNMPCIINAANEVAVAGFLDRKIGFLTMSNIIEECMQKINFIANPTLTDYLNTDKETRIFAQNYIQQLPSKALQF from the coding sequence ATAAAAAACATTGCCATTCTTGGCTCTACAGGCAGCATCGGTACACAAACACTTGATGTAATAAGGTGGAACAGCAATTTATTCAGGGCATTTTTGCTCACCGCACATACTAATGCCGAATTGCTCATTAGCCAGGCTATCGAGTTTGTTCCTGAATATGTTATTATATGCGATCAAAGCAAATACCAGGAAGTCAAGAAAGCCTTAGCGCACCTGCCTATACAGGTACTTGCCGGTCACCAAGCCATCATTGATACAGTAACCCATCCCGAAATTGCAGTTGTACTGACGGCTATGGTGGGCTTTGCCGGCTTGGAACCTACCATAGCGGCCATTAAAGCAGGTAAAGATATTGCTCTTGCTAACAAGGAAACGCTTGTGGTTGCGGGAGACATTGTAACAGCATTGGCTAAACAACATGAAGTTAAAATTTTGCCTGTTGATTCGGAACATTCGGCTATTTTTCAGTGCCTGGTTGGGGAAGACAATAACCCGATTGAAAAACTAATTATCACTGCTTCAGGCGGACCGTTTCGCGGCCGTAGCCTCGACTTTTTAGCCAACGTTACCCGTGAGGATGCCCTTAAACACCCCAACTGGGTAATGGGCGCTAAAATAACTATCGACTCGGCATCGTTAATGAACAAGGGGCTTGAAGTGATTGAAGCAAAATGGCTGTTTGATGTTGATGCCGGTCAAATTGATGTTGTGGTTCACCCGCAGTCCATTATCCACTCACTGGTGCAGTTCAGGGATGGATCTATCAAGGCACAATTAGGCTTGCCGGATATGAAGTTGCCAATACAGTATGCCCTCACCTATCCTGAACGGGTACAAACCGATTTCAAGCGCTTCAGCTTTACCGACTACGCTAACCTCACTTTTGAAAAACCGGACCTGGAAACTTTCCGTAATCTAAGCTTAGCGTATACCGCTTTGAGGCAAGGAGGTAATATGCCATGCATCATCAATGCTGCTAACGAGGTGGCTGTTGCCGGCTTCCTTGATCGTAAAATTGGCTTTTTAACCATGAGCAACATCATTGAGGAGTGCATGCAGAAGATAAATTTCATTGCAAACCCTACCTTAACCGACTATTTGAATACTGATAAAGAAACACGCATCTTTGCGCAAAATTATATACAGCAATTGCCCTCAAAGGCATTACAATTTTAA
- the thrS gene encoding threonine--tRNA ligase, whose protein sequence is MINITLPDGSVRQYDKGITSMQIAQSISEGLARNVLAAEVDGQVWDASRPIEQDAHVKLLTWNDADGKSTFWHSSAHLMAEALEALYPGTKFGIGPAIETGFYYDVDFGDKVLSSDEFKQIEDKMIELAKTKEEYIRKPVSKADAIEYFTEKGDEYKLDLIKDLPDGAITFYSQGNFTDLCRGPHIPNTGFIKAVKLMSLAGAYWRGDETRKQLTRIYGVTFPKASELTEYLHMIEEAKKRDHRKLGKELELFAFSEKVGMGLPLWLPKGTALRERLVSFLQKAQVKAGYEQVITPHIGHKNLYVTSGHYEKYGADSFQPIKTPQEGEEFFLKPMNCPHHCEIYKTKPRSYKDLPVRFAEFGTVYRYEQSGELHGLTRVRGFTQDDAHLFCRPDQVKDEFKKVIDLVLYVFKALGFENYTAQVSLRDPENKAKYIGTDENWALAESAIIEAAAEKGLTTVVELGEAAFYGPKLDFMVKDALGRKWQLGTIQVDYNLPERFELEYTGSDNLKHRPVMIHRAPFGSMERFIAVLIEHCAGNFPLWLSPEQFIILPISEKYEEYAKKVSDILKDSDICGLIDFRDEKIGRKIRDAEVKKIPYMLVVGEKEAAEGLVSVRKHGTGDLGSMSIEDFKEQITKEITV, encoded by the coding sequence ATGATTAACATTACACTTCCTGATGGATCCGTTCGTCAGTATGACAAAGGGATCACTTCTATGCAAATCGCGCAGTCGATTTCTGAAGGATTAGCCCGCAACGTATTAGCAGCCGAAGTTGACGGACAGGTTTGGGACGCAAGCCGCCCTATTGAGCAGGATGCCCACGTTAAATTATTGACCTGGAACGATGCTGACGGCAAATCAACTTTCTGGCATTCATCGGCCCACTTAATGGCCGAGGCCTTGGAAGCCCTTTATCCGGGTACTAAATTTGGTATCGGTCCGGCAATTGAAACCGGTTTTTATTACGATGTTGATTTTGGCGACAAGGTTTTATCTTCTGACGAGTTTAAGCAGATAGAAGATAAAATGATTGAGCTTGCTAAAACCAAAGAGGAGTACATCCGTAAACCGGTAAGCAAGGCTGATGCTATTGAATACTTTACCGAAAAAGGTGACGAGTATAAGCTTGACCTGATCAAGGATTTGCCCGATGGTGCTATTACTTTTTATTCACAAGGCAATTTTACCGACCTGTGCCGCGGGCCTCATATCCCTAACACAGGCTTTATAAAGGCGGTTAAGCTGATGAGCCTTGCCGGTGCATACTGGCGTGGCGATGAAACCCGCAAACAGTTAACCCGTATATACGGCGTTACTTTCCCTAAGGCCAGCGAACTTACTGAGTACCTCCACATGATCGAAGAAGCTAAAAAGCGCGATCACCGTAAGTTGGGTAAAGAATTGGAGTTATTTGCTTTTTCAGAAAAGGTAGGTATGGGCTTGCCATTGTGGTTACCTAAAGGAACTGCATTGCGCGAACGCCTGGTGAGCTTTTTACAAAAGGCACAGGTTAAAGCAGGATATGAGCAGGTAATTACACCGCATATCGGTCATAAAAACCTGTATGTAACATCCGGTCACTACGAGAAATACGGCGCCGACTCGTTCCAGCCGATAAAAACACCGCAGGAAGGAGAGGAGTTTTTCCTGAAACCAATGAACTGCCCGCATCATTGTGAGATCTATAAAACAAAACCGCGTTCATATAAAGATCTGCCGGTACGTTTTGCTGAGTTTGGTACTGTGTACCGTTACGAGCAAAGCGGCGAGTTGCACGGTTTAACCCGCGTGCGTGGCTTTACTCAGGATGATGCCCACCTATTTTGCCGTCCGGACCAGGTGAAGGATGAGTTTAAAAAAGTAATTGACCTTGTATTATATGTATTTAAAGCTTTAGGCTTTGAAAACTATACTGCACAGGTGTCATTACGTGATCCGGAAAATAAGGCTAAATACATCGGTACAGATGAAAACTGGGCTTTAGCCGAAAGCGCGATCATTGAAGCGGCTGCCGAAAAAGGATTAACTACCGTTGTTGAATTAGGTGAAGCCGCATTTTACGGGCCGAAGCTTGATTTTATGGTAAAAGATGCTCTTGGCCGTAAATGGCAGTTGGGTACCATACAGGTTGATTATAACCTGCCCGAGCGTTTTGAACTGGAGTACACTGGCAGCGACAACTTAAAGCATCGCCCGGTAATGATCCACAGGGCGCCATTTGGTTCGATGGAGCGCTTTATAGCAGTATTAATTGAGCATTGCGCAGGTAATTTCCCGCTGTGGTTATCGCCCGAGCAGTTCATTATACTACCCATATCAGAAAAATATGAAGAATATGCAAAAAAAGTTTCTGATATATTAAAAGATTCCGATATTTGCGGGCTAATCGACTTCAGGGACGAGAAAATAGGCAGAAAAATACGAGATGCTGAAGTCAAAAAAATCCCTTACATGCTGGTTGTGGGCGAAAAAGAAGCTGCCGAAGGGCTGGTTTCTGTACGTAAACACGGTACCGGTGATTTGGGAAGTATGAGCATTGAAGATTTTAAAGAACAGATAACTAAAGAAATAACAGTATAA
- a CDS encoding glycosyltransferase: MFFSIVIPLYNRPQEIKELLETLTLQTYRDFEVLVIEDGSVNDAEAIVNTFTDKLNLRYFKKQNEGQGFTRNFGFERAKGDYFVIFDSDCLIPPAYLEIVNNSLAANYLDAYGGPDGAHESFTPTQKAISYSMTSPFTTGGIRGNKKGIGQFHPRSFNMGVSRQAWEKAGGFIITRLGEDIEYSIRIHSLGFKIGLIPDAIVYHKRRTNFYQFYKQLHFFGRARINISKFFPQELKLVHFFPAAFTVGVILTIILNLFGSVLAPIGNFILLIFTLLIFFHAWWKNKSLKIAFLSIIAAFTQLIAYGLGFIQDFWKRKVLSRS; this comes from the coding sequence ATGTTTTTTTCCATCGTCATTCCTTTATATAACCGCCCGCAGGAAATCAAAGAACTGCTGGAAACCTTAACGCTGCAAACGTACAGGGATTTTGAGGTGTTGGTTATTGAGGATGGTTCTGTAAATGACGCTGAAGCCATAGTAAATACATTTACCGATAAGCTTAACCTGCGCTATTTTAAAAAACAGAACGAAGGCCAGGGCTTTACCCGCAACTTTGGTTTTGAGCGTGCTAAAGGCGACTATTTTGTAATTTTTGATTCGGATTGTTTGATCCCTCCTGCCTATCTGGAGATTGTAAACAACTCGCTGGCTGCAAATTACCTTGATGCTTACGGAGGGCCGGATGGTGCGCACGAATCTTTCACGCCTACGCAAAAAGCTATCAGCTATTCCATGACCTCTCCCTTTACTACCGGGGGCATCCGCGGCAATAAAAAGGGTATTGGCCAGTTTCATCCGCGCAGCTTTAATATGGGCGTTTCAAGACAAGCCTGGGAAAAAGCCGGCGGCTTTATTATCACCCGCCTTGGCGAGGATATTGAGTACAGCATCCGCATCCATTCACTGGGTTTTAAAATCGGGCTGATCCCCGATGCCATTGTATACCATAAACGGCGCACCAACTTTTACCAGTTTTATAAACAGCTTCACTTTTTCGGCCGGGCGCGTATCAACATATCAAAGTTTTTTCCGCAGGAATTAAAGCTGGTTCATTTTTTTCCGGCCGCTTTTACAGTGGGCGTTATACTAACTATTATTCTAAACCTGTTTGGCTCTGTATTAGCACCGATAGGTAATTTTATACTGTTGATTTTCACTTTGTTAATATTTTTCCATGCCTGGTGGAAAAATAAATCGTTAAAAATCGCATTTTTGAGCATTATAGCTGCCTTCACACAACTTATTGCCTACGGGTTAGGATTTATACAGGATTTTTGGAAGCGGAAAGTTTTAAGTAGATCATAA
- the rseP gene encoding RIP metalloprotease RseP, with protein sequence MSIVIMVGQLILGLSILIILHELGHFLAARAFGIKVEKFYLFFDAWNVSLFKFTHKGVEYGIGWLPLGGYVKIAGMIDESMDTEQMAGPPQPWEFRSKPAWQRLIVMLGGVTVNIILGILIFWVLTMRFGDSYIPNSAAKYGIVPGEVGKKIGLQIGDKVVAINGKPFERFDDLTSPQVLLDNTVFTILRGTQTLQISIPRTILNDLNDDIEGFISRLPRSKFVVDSLEPKSNAVKAGLKKGDSIVMANNHPIVFWDELQAQLSVNKGKQVELGIRRNHELVTLKAQVTPEGKLGFYRAKTDFPDIKIIKYGFFEALPIGAQRAWGTFRDNAKGIGKIFRGDVNPGKAVRGPVAIASLFGGTVDWVHFWTLVGFLSMVLALMNLLPIPALDGGHAVFLIIEMIKGKPLSDKFLERAQIVGFVILVTLMVFVFGNDIVKLVMKK encoded by the coding sequence ATGAGTATAGTGATCATGGTGGGCCAGCTTATACTGGGCCTTTCAATTTTAATAATCCTGCATGAACTGGGCCATTTCCTGGCAGCACGCGCCTTTGGCATTAAGGTAGAAAAATTCTACCTGTTTTTTGATGCCTGGAACGTGAGCTTATTTAAATTTACACATAAAGGTGTTGAGTATGGTATTGGCTGGCTACCGTTGGGTGGCTATGTAAAAATAGCCGGTATGATTGATGAGTCGATGGATACCGAGCAAATGGCCGGTCCGCCGCAACCCTGGGAATTTCGCTCAAAACCAGCCTGGCAGCGCCTTATAGTGATGCTTGGCGGTGTTACGGTGAATATCATATTGGGTATTTTAATATTCTGGGTATTAACCATGCGTTTTGGCGATAGCTATATCCCTAACTCGGCAGCTAAATATGGTATTGTACCGGGTGAAGTTGGTAAAAAGATAGGGCTGCAAATTGGCGATAAAGTAGTTGCCATTAACGGTAAACCATTTGAACGTTTTGACGACCTTACAAGCCCGCAGGTGTTATTGGACAATACTGTGTTTACCATATTGCGCGGCACTCAAACTTTGCAGATTAGCATACCACGTACCATCCTGAATGATTTGAACGACGATATAGAAGGCTTTATCAGCCGGTTACCGCGCTCTAAATTTGTAGTGGACTCATTAGAACCTAAGAGCAATGCTGTAAAAGCCGGTTTAAAAAAGGGTGACAGCATTGTAATGGCCAACAATCATCCGATTGTATTTTGGGACGAATTACAGGCCCAGCTTTCAGTCAATAAAGGCAAACAGGTTGAACTTGGTATAAGACGTAATCACGAACTGGTTACTTTAAAGGCACAGGTTACGCCTGAAGGCAAATTGGGCTTTTACCGTGCAAAAACTGATTTCCCTGACATCAAAATTATAAAGTATGGATTTTTTGAGGCCCTTCCGATAGGAGCGCAAAGGGCCTGGGGAACTTTCAGGGATAATGCGAAAGGTATTGGTAAAATTTTCAGAGGCGATGTTAATCCGGGCAAAGCTGTAAGAGGACCGGTAGCCATAGCCAGTTTATTTGGCGGTACTGTAGATTGGGTTCACTTTTGGACACTGGTAGGCTTCCTTTCGATGGTATTGGCATTAATGAACCTGTTACCTATCCCGGCGCTTGACGGCGGCCACGCGGTATTCCTGATCATTGAAATGATTAAAGGCAAACCATTGAGCGATAAGTTCCTTGAACGCGCGCAGATTGTAGGCTTTGTAATTTTGGTAACCCTGATGGTATTTGTTTTTGGTAACGATATTGTGAAGCTGGTAATGAAGAAGTAG
- a CDS encoding GH3 auxin-responsive promoter family protein has product MGFKSALSKVFAALVNRELNKVRKNAVSLQQKTFTDLVHAAKNTGFGKDHQFEQINNYEDFKRLVPVHDYEDLRPYIDRVVNGEENVLWPGKPAYLAKTSGTTSGVKYIPISNESMPEHIKAARNALLSYIYETGKADFVNGKMIFLQGSPILAEKHGVSTGRLSGIVAHHVPAYLQKNRLPSYPTNCIEDWEEKVDAIVEETFNEDMRLISGIPPWCQMYFDRLSARAGGKKIKDIFPNFKLYVYGGVNYEPYRARMEESIGFKIDSIETYPASEGFIAFQDSQKEKGLLLLVDSGIFYEFIPSEEYFNENPTRINIKDVELDKNYALIMNTSAGLWGYSLGDTIKFVSKNPYRIIVTGRIKHYISAFGEHVIGEEVEHALMSVAKKEGVDIVEFTVAPQVNPEAGQLPYHEWFIEFGSAPADLQTFAIKVDKALQNKNIYYFDLIEGNILQPLVIQSLQKDAFINYMRSEGKLGGQNKVPRLSNDRKIAEGLKSFI; this is encoded by the coding sequence ATGGGATTTAAATCTGCATTAAGTAAGGTATTCGCCGCACTCGTTAACCGCGAGCTAAATAAGGTACGTAAAAACGCTGTTTCTTTACAGCAAAAAACTTTTACCGACCTGGTACATGCGGCAAAGAACACCGGCTTCGGTAAAGATCATCAATTTGAACAGATCAACAATTACGAGGATTTTAAGCGCCTCGTACCTGTACACGATTACGAAGACCTTCGCCCATATATCGACCGGGTAGTTAACGGAGAGGAAAATGTGCTGTGGCCAGGCAAACCGGCTTACCTGGCTAAAACCTCCGGTACAACGTCGGGTGTAAAATATATCCCTATTTCCAACGAGAGCATGCCTGAACATATCAAAGCTGCACGTAATGCGCTGCTGAGTTATATTTACGAAACAGGTAAGGCCGATTTTGTAAATGGTAAAATGATATTCCTGCAGGGCAGCCCCATTTTAGCCGAAAAGCACGGTGTATCAACAGGCAGGCTTTCGGGTATAGTTGCCCATCACGTTCCGGCCTACCTGCAAAAAAATCGCTTGCCCAGCTACCCAACCAATTGTATTGAAGATTGGGAAGAAAAAGTTGATGCCATTGTTGAGGAAACTTTCAACGAAGATATGCGCCTGATCAGCGGGATCCCGCCCTGGTGCCAGATGTATTTCGACAGGCTTTCCGCCAGAGCTGGCGGAAAAAAGATAAAAGACATTTTCCCCAACTTTAAGCTTTACGTTTATGGTGGGGTTAACTATGAGCCATATCGTGCGCGCATGGAAGAAAGTATCGGTTTTAAGATCGATTCGATAGAGACTTACCCGGCATCCGAAGGTTTTATCGCCTTCCAGGATTCGCAAAAAGAAAAAGGGCTTTTATTACTGGTTGATTCCGGGATCTTTTATGAGTTTATCCCGTCCGAAGAGTATTTTAACGAAAACCCAACCCGCATTAATATTAAAGATGTGGAGTTAGACAAAAACTACGCGCTGATCATGAATACCAGCGCTGGTTTATGGGGATATAGCCTGGGCGATACCATTAAATTTGTTTCCAAAAACCCATACCGCATCATTGTTACCGGCCGCATCAAGCATTATATCTCGGCTTTTGGCGAACACGTGATAGGTGAAGAGGTAGAACATGCGTTAATGAGCGTAGCTAAAAAAGAAGGGGTTGATATAGTTGAGTTTACGGTAGCTCCGCAGGTTAATCCCGAGGCAGGGCAATTACCTTATCATGAATGGTTTATTGAGTTTGGCTCGGCTCCGGCCGATCTTCAAACTTTCGCCATAAAAGTGGACAAAGCGCTTCAGAATAAAAATATTTACTATTTTGACCTCATAGAAGGTAACATTTTGCAACCTTTGGTGATCCAAAGCCTGCAAAAAGATGCGTTTATAAATTATATGCGTTCGGAAGGCAAGCTTGGCGGGCAAAACAAAGTACCGAGGCTTTCAAACGACAGAAAGATAGCCGAAGGATTAAAGAGTTTTATTTAG
- a CDS encoding glycosyltransferase family 2 protein yields MNISVVVPLYDEVESLPELTSWISRIMDENRFTYEIILVDDGSKDGSWEMIRKLQTGNPFIKGIKFRRNYGKSAALNTGFIAAKGNVIITMDADLQDSPDEIPELYRRITEEKYDLVSGWKAKRHDPLSKTIPTKLFNAATRKMSGINNLHDFNCGLKAYRNVVVKNIEIYGEMHRYIPVLAKWAGFTKIGEQIVEHRPRKYGKTKFGLSRFINGFLDLLSIFFVGKFGKRPMHFFGTLGTLSFFTGLVMAIWIIWEKLYNIAHNLKYRDVTTSPLFYIALVAIILGSQLFLTGFVAELVSRSASERNHYQIEETI; encoded by the coding sequence ATGAATATATCAGTTGTAGTACCTCTTTACGATGAAGTAGAATCGTTACCCGAATTAACCTCATGGATTAGCCGGATAATGGATGAAAACCGTTTTACTTACGAGATAATTTTGGTTGACGATGGCAGCAAGGACGGATCATGGGAAATGATCAGAAAACTGCAAACCGGCAATCCTTTTATAAAAGGCATTAAATTCAGGCGTAATTACGGTAAATCTGCAGCCCTTAACACAGGATTTATTGCCGCCAAAGGCAACGTGATAATTACTATGGATGCCGATCTGCAGGATAGCCCGGATGAAATCCCTGAACTTTACCGCCGGATAACCGAAGAAAAATACGACCTTGTTTCGGGCTGGAAAGCAAAAAGGCACGACCCGCTCAGCAAAACCATACCAACCAAGCTATTCAACGCGGCCACCCGCAAAATGAGTGGAATTAACAACCTGCACGATTTTAATTGCGGTTTAAAAGCTTATCGGAATGTTGTGGTTAAAAACATCGAGATCTATGGTGAGATGCACCGTTACATCCCGGTGCTTGCCAAATGGGCAGGTTTTACCAAAATTGGTGAGCAGATTGTTGAGCACCGCCCCCGTAAATATGGCAAAACCAAGTTTGGCTTAAGCAGGTTTATCAATGGCTTTCTCGATCTGCTTTCGATATTCTTCGTAGGTAAATTTGGCAAGCGCCCTATGCACTTTTTTGGTACGCTGGGCACATTGAGCTTTTTTACGGGTTTAGTTATGGCCATCTGGATAATTTGGGAAAAGCTTTATAATATAGCACATAACCTAAAATACAGGGATGTAACTACAAGCCCGTTGTTTTACATAGCATTGGTGGCAATCATATTAGGTTCCCAGTTGTTTTTGACAGGCTTTGTTGCCGAGCTTGTATCGCGCAGCGCAAGCGAGCGCAACCATTATCAAATTGAGGAAACAATTTAA